From a region of the Etheostoma cragini isolate CJK2018 chromosome 22, CSU_Ecrag_1.0, whole genome shotgun sequence genome:
- the dtx3l1 gene encoding E3 ubiquitin-protein ligase DTX3L: MGSGQSSDKVYCNRYLNGQGPPSLEQQAKEGLNGIPSLGPGCQPQGQMTWVILHRDLPGFPDDNTVQISYIFPDGIQTEKHPHPGHPYAGLRLCAYLPDNREGRRVLKLLEKAFNQQLLFTVATNKDGEETATSSVPLKTHADGGNRADGYPDSDYLKTVRRLLRDKGIE; encoded by the exons ATGGGCTCTGGTCAGAGCAGCGACAAAGTCTACTGCAACCGCTACCTGAACGGACAGGGTCCTCCATCACTGGAACAACAAG CTAAGGAAGGGCTGAATGGGATCCCTAGCCTAGGGCCTGGCTGCCAGCCACAGGGCCAGATGACCTGGGTGATCCTCCACAGAGACCTGCCGGGATTCCCTGACGACAACACCGTGCAGATCAGCTACATATTCCCAGATGGAATACAGACC GAGAAACACCCCCACCCGGGCCACCCTTACGCAGGGCTGCGGCTCTGTGCTTACCTGCCAGACAACCGGGAGGGTAGGAGGGTTCTCAAGCTGCTGGAGAAGGCCTTCAACCAGCAGCTCCTGTTTACTGTCGCCACCAACAAAGACGGAGAGGAAACGGCTACATCTTCCGtcccattaaaaacacatgcagatgGAGGGAACAGAGC CGATGGCTACCCAGACTCGGACTACCTGAAGACTGTGAGAAGGCTCCTGAGGGATAAAGGCATTGaataa